GGTATGCTTGTCGCTTCTATTCCCTTCTTTCGTGCAAAACTGAGCACGAACCCCAATTTAAGCTATTTGGTTATCTATATTCGGAACCGATCTGATCTAACCCCAAGTGTAAGGTGATATACTTTACTCCTCTACTCTAGTGTAAAAGATGATGTGTTAATCCTGATTTAGCTTACTAGTAAAGTAATATATTATAAAAATTGCTTTACTCAATCCGTTCAATTATGACTATCTATGCTTAATAGATGTCCTGGAATATGACTATCTATGATTAAATATGAGTTGCTGTCCCGCATGCCTTTCTGGATAATCTAGAATTGATGTGTAGCTTGACCAGAAAAAGATTAACGCCTTTCTGAATAATCTGGAGTTCTTGTGTTAAGTGAAACAAAATAGCTAAAATTAATGAACAAGTCAGCAATGATGGTTTGACTCTCTGGACACATTAGTATTTGAGATTATTTCTCCtttttggccccgttcggctggcagaattttggctgaaactggctaaaaaacactattctggctgaattgttgtgagagacaaatactgttccggctgaaaaaagaagccgaacaagctgaatatggggtaagctgaACGGGGCCTTTGTTATGCTGTGTAACACAAGACTTTTTGGCGCTTATTTCTACTCATATTCTCAGTCTCCGTGCTCCGCTCCGCCACTGCTACATGTTGTTTGAGGCTCCGTCTTTTCTCTATGAGTTGCTGGTAAGTCGTGCTTTCACAATAACATGTTTAACTTGCTCTCTTTGTTGCATGTGTGGCATTTGAGAATAGGTTAATGCCAACATTTTAAAGCATGGTTTGGTCAGCCAGGAATCATGATCCAAGTTGATTTGGTTAACTGAATTGCAAAACTATGTTCAATTGTGGTTGTGAAAATGTAGAATTCACTAGTTTATCAGTTTGTGGTACTTTTGGAAAAGTATTGTGGCACTATAAGTGAGGTAGCAGTAGCAACCTTCAATGTCTGCATGGGTGGCGGCCCGAGGTTTAGGCGGGTTTTTGAGAGCTGGAGGCTCCGGCTGGGATCGGGGGAGCCATGTCGTCTCTTAGCAGGGAGCTGGTTTTCCTCATCCTTCAGTTCCTCGATGAGGAGAAGTTCAAGAAAACAGTGCACAAGTGAGTACTCGCCATGATCATGAATGGGGTTTTTGGAGCCTTGCTTTGCTGGGTGAGCTGGGATTTTTGATGCTTTTTGCGGTTGCCCGTGAAGGCTGGAGCAGGAGTCGGGCTTCTACTTCAACATGAAGCACTTCGAGGACCTCGTGCAGGGCGGTGAGTGGGACGAGGTGGAGAGGTACCTCAGCAGCTTCACCAAGGTGGAGGACAACGGCTACTCCACGAAGATCTTCTTTGAGATCCGCAAGCAGAAGTACCTCGAGGCCCTTGATAGGTGACCGACTCATCACTACGCTACTCTTGGTCCCTTGTTGTTGTCAAGGTTGTTTTTTTTTGCTGAATTTGCTGTCGGTGTCACAGGCATGATAGGGCCAAGGCTGTGGAGATTCTCGTGAAGGATCTGAAGGTGTTCACCTCCTTCAATGAGGAGCTGTTCAAGGAGATAACACAGCTGCCGACCTTGGAGAATTTTAGGTACGGTAACTTTCCTTTCAGAAGCAAAATGTTTAGTGCATTGGGCCAGTGCATCCAGATGTGATTGTGTATTGATGATCAATAGGCAAAATGAGCAGCTGTCCAAGTACGGGGACACAAAGTCAGCCCAGAATATCATGCTTTTTGGTTATCGTGTGCACAACTGATATAAATCAAATAGTTCAATCACGTATCTGCTACTTGTGTAGGTTTACTATTTTTGTTCTTTATCTTCTTTTTGGTTATTCTGATGCCAAATGATGTGTTTCTTTGACTTCCCTTAGTATTTATGGATGGATAAGGTGACAGTTAAATGTAGTCAATGCTTCCTTTCAGGGACGAagctaggaaaaaatttaggaggggctaaacaacgtcaattagcaagaaaagaggttcagcaaatctcagcccctcctacctgtacatctacaactgaaatttcagacggcggctctacggggcttcgcttgctcgcgagcggtaggggggttggagcccccctagccccaccgctggctccgtgcctgcTTTCTTTGTTCATTTGACTTGTTGGAATTTTATTGCTCCTGGTTGTCTAGCACTACAGAATCTtcttgatatggttcttttgggaTTGTTTTCATGTGATTTGGACATCTCTACCTGTTTATCCCAAGTAACCAGCTTTTATCGACAATGTGCAAACAAATTTTATCACTTTATAGCGGCTCTAGCTTTAGATGCTTATGTTATAGCAGatacagtgcaaccgtgaggaaGTGGCCTCATGTTGATTGTTGTATAGCTGCTGCAGTGAATTTGCATGGCTATTGCAGTGAGGAAGTGGCCTTatgttggtttgtaatatttcacACCTTGAAAACCAGCAGTTTGAATACTTTAAACCTTGTCCAATTCCACTTACTATTGTAACCTTGTCCAATTTAGAGGCTTTGCTAAAAGTGTTATATTGTTGGGAGACAATTCCACTTACTATAACTTTGTTCACATTCAGGCAACTAGGTCTTCTCATGCTGCCTCATAATCTGCCAACAATGGTAATGATGTTGGCCACACCAATGGGGATCTTCATGCTGCAAATGTTGACAACAATCAAGGTTCCAACAACAATGGCGATCATGCATCGATAATGTGATGGTGGTTTCTTCTTTTGTAGAGTTGTGCTTTTGCACATTAACTAGTAGGTGGCTCTAATCTGTTAGCTTTAGTTTTAGCTATAATatgtgtggggggtacgacccggatacccatggcaggtcacatgggctatgcctccaggggcggcccagcccacaagaaggagccttgcggggcacgattctgctcggcgactcccgcaaggcacggggaggatatcctgaagatgttacaagatctgataggatacgtacgatcccatgtttcttgtaatctgttattacttttcggttatctctcagatctaaccgacttgtaaccttgccccccagactatataaggcgggtagggaccccctacgaaatcacggcaaatcatacgatagctaatacaaaccaacaaaccacaggagtaaggtattacgtcatactgatggcctgaacctgtataactcatgtgtctctgttgccttcttgttcttgattacacgctcctctgtcgatcaatctaccatcgcgggatacccctcggtggactgccgacgatattctatcgacagttggcgcgccaggtaggagtgtgcgtgctgtttccttgttgaacaagatgattttttctgcaggctcttcgtccctcccgcagcccggctagatcttcacggtcggatccatcacgtgggtcatcaacgccgacggagttggagagctt
Above is a genomic segment from Miscanthus floridulus cultivar M001 chromosome 3, ASM1932011v1, whole genome shotgun sequence containing:
- the LOC136543186 gene encoding protein TOPLESS-RELATED PROTEIN 2-like; the encoded protein is MSSLSRELVFLILQFLDEEKFKKTVHKLEQESGFYFNMKHFEDLVQGGEWDEVERYLSSFTKVEDNGYSTKIFFEIRKQKYLEALDRHDRAKAVEILVKDLKVFTSFNEELFKEITQLPTLENFRQNEQLSKYGDTKSAQNIMLFGYRVHN